A window of Motilibacter rhizosphaerae genomic DNA:
GATCCTCATCGAGGCCGTGGCGGACGACGACCTCGTGGCGCTCGGCACCGCCTCCCCCTCCTCGGAGGACGCGTGGACGGACAGCACCCTCGACGTGGACGTCCGCGCCGCGCTGGCGGCGCTCCCCCCTGCGTACCGCGACGCCGTCGTGCTCTGCGACGTCGACGGCATGGGCTACGAGCAGGCGGCCGAGGTGCTCGGCGTCAAGCTCGGGACCGTCCGCAGCCGGCTCCACCGGGGGCGCGCCCTCCTCCGCGAGTCGCTCGCCCACCGCCAGCCGGTGCGCCCGCGCCAGCGCACCCTGCCGTCGCTCCGCCCGGGGGCGCTCGGCGCCGCCTGACGCGCTCCTCCGGGCGAGCGTCGGTGGGCCCTGCCACGATGCGTGGCATGACCACGCTCGCCGCGCTGGTGGCCGCCAGCAGCGCCGTCGCCGCGACCCGCTCCCGGCGGGAGAAGGGCCGCGTGCTCGAGGCCCTGCTGCGCGAGGTGCTCGCCGGCGGCTCCCCCGAGGACGCGGCCGTCGTGACGGCGTACCTCGCCGGGGACGTGCGGCAGCGGGCGACCGGTGTCGGCTGGTCGTCGCTGCGCGCGCTGCCCGCGCCCGCGGAGCGCAGCAGCCTGGACGTGCTCGACGTGGACGCCGCCGTCGAGGCGCTGAGCACGGAGCGCGGACCGGGGAGCGCCGGTCGGCGGGCCGACCGGCTGGGCTCGCTGCTCTCCGCCGCCACCGCCGAGGAGCAGGACCTGCTGCGCCGGCTCCTCCTGGGCGAGCTGCGCCAGGGCGCGCTGGAGGCGCAGGTGCTCGAGGCGTGGGCGGCAGCCGCAGACGCCCCGCTCGAGGAGGTGCGCCGCGCCGCCATGCTCAGCGGCTCGCTGCCCGCCGTCGCGGCCCTCCTCGTCGCCCGCGGACCCGGCGCCCTCGCGGAGGTGGGACTGGTCCCCGGGCGCGGCGTCCACCCCATGCTCGCGGCGAGCAGCCCGAGCGTCGGCGAGGCCCTGGCCGGCATGGAGCACGGCGCCTCCGTCGAGGAGAAGATCGACGGCATCCGCGTGCAGGTCCACCGCGACGGCGACGAGGTGGTGGTGCTCAGCCGGACCCTCGACGACCTGACGGGCCGGCTCCCCGAGGTCGTCGCGCTCGCCCGCGCCCTGCCCGTGGAGCGCGTCGTCCTCGACGGCGAGGCCGTCGCGCTGCGCGACGACGGCCGCCCGCACGCCTTCCAGGACACGGCGTCGCGCACGGGGACGCGGACGCCCGGCGGCGGCGACCGCGCGCTCACGCCGGTCTTCTTCGACCTGCTGCACCTCGACGGGCGCGACCTGCTGGGCGTCCCGCTCGAGGAGCGCCGCGCCGAGCTCGAGCGCGTGGTCCCGGAGGAGCACCGGGTGCGCGCACTGCGCTGGCTCCCGGGCCAGCCGGTGGACGCAGCGGAGGGGTTCCTCGCGGCGACGCTCGCCAGGGGGCACGAGGGCGTGGTGGTCAAGGACCTGGCCTCGGCGTACTCCGCGGGGAGGCGCGGCAGCGCCTGGGTCAAGGTCAAGCCCGTGCACACCCTCGACCTGCTCGTCCTCGGCGCCGAGTGGGGCTCCGGGCGCCGGCGCGGCTGGCTGTCCAACCTCCACCTCGGCGCGCGCGACCCCGACGGCGGCGCGCCCGTGATGCTCGGCAAGACCTTCAAGGGGCTGACGGACGCGCTGCTCGAGTGGCAGACCGCGGCCCTGCAGGAGCGTGCCGTGGAGCGCCCCGGGTGGGGCGTCGTCGTCCGCCCCGACCTCGTCGTCGAGATCGCCTTCGACGGCGTGCAGCGCTCGCCGCGCTACCCCGGGGGCGTGGCGCTGCGCTTCGCCCGGGTCGTGCGCTACCGCGAGGACAAGCAGGCCGCCGAGGCGGACGACCTCGCCGCCGTCCGGGCGCACCTCCCGGGCTGACGGCGGGCTGCGTCAGCCCCCGGTCGCCGCCCGCAGCACCGCGTCGTTGAAGCCCGGCCACAGCTCCGCCGCCCAGGCCTCGAACGTGCGGTCGGTGAGGCAGACGCAGGCGACGCCCGCCGCGCGGTCCACCCAGACGTACGTGCCGCTCTGCCCGAAGTGGCCGAAGGTCGCCGGCGACTGCGTCGGACCGGTCCAGTGCGGCGCCTTGGTGCCGCGGACCTCGACGCCGAGCCCCCAGTCGTTCGGCTCCTGCTTGCCGAAGCCCGGCACGAGGCCGCGCAGCCCGGGGAACTGCACCGCCGCGAGCTCGGCGGCGGTCGTCGGGTGCAGCAGGGCGGGCCGCAGCAGCTCGGCGGCGAAGGCCGTGAGGTCGCGCACCGTCGAGACCCCGGCCCGCGCCGCCGAGCCGGGCAGGCTGCTGGCCCGCATGGCGAGCGGGCGCAGCACTCCCTCGGCGAGGTAGTCCGCGAAGGGCATCTCGACCGCGCGCTCCACCGCCGCGGCGAGCACCTCGAAGCCGGTGTTGGAGTAGATCCGCCGCACGCCCGGCGCCGCCATCGGGGCCGGGCCCTCGAGCGGGAGCCCGGACGCGTGCGCGAGCAGGTGGCGCACCGTCGAGCCCGCGGGCCCGGCCGGGTCGTCGAGCGCGAGCGCGCCCTCCTCGACCGCGAGCAGCGTCGCGTACGCCGTGAGCGGCTTGGTCACGCTCGCCAGCGCGTACGCCCGCTCGAGGTCGCCCTCGGCGGCGAGGATGCCGTCCGGGCCGACGACGGCGACCGCCACGTGCGGGACGGGCCAGTCGCGGACCTGGGCGAGGACGTCGGGCAGTGCGGGCACGGCCGCACCCTACGGGGGCTCGCTCCCGGTCCGACCAGTGCCGGGGGACCACGGCGAGGATGGCGGCGTGCAGGATGACGGCGGGCCGTCCGTGCGTTGCGGAGGGCGAAGGGGGGCACGCCCCCACCCGCTGAGCACGTGGAGGAACCGTGGCCCTGCCCGTCGACGCCCAGGCCGAGTCCGCCGGCTACGCCCACCCGGAGCGCCTGGTGAGCACCGCGTGGCTCGCCGAGCACCTCGGACAGCCCGGGCTCGTCGTGGTCGAGTCCGACGAGGACGTGCTGCTCTACGACACCGGCCACGTGCCCGGCTCGGTGAAGGTGGACTGGCACACCGAGCTCAACGACCCGGTCACCCGCGACTACGTCGACGGCGAGCGGTTCGCCGCGCTGATGCGGGCGAAGGGGATCTCGCGCGACTCGACCGTCGTGATCTACGGCGACCGCAACAACTGGTGGGCGGCGTACGCGCTGTGGGTGTTCACGCTGTTCGGCCACCCGGACGTGCGGCTGCTCGACGGCGGCCGGGCGAAGTGGGCCGCCGAGGGCCGCGAGCTGACGACAGCGGTGCCGGAGCCGGTCGCTGCGGACTACCCGGTGGTCGAGCGCGACGACAGCCGCGTGCGCGCCTTCAAGGACGACGTGCTGGCGCACCTCGGCTCCCCGCTGATCGACGTCCGCTCCCCCGGCGAGTACACCGGCGAGCTGCTCCACATGCCCGACTACCCGCAGGAGGGCGCGGTGCGCGGCGGCCACGTCCCGGGCGCGCGCAACGTCCCGTGGGCGACGGCGGCCGCCGAGGACGCGACCTTCCGTCCGCTCGAGGAGCTGCGGGCGCTCTACGAGGGCGGGGCGGGGCTCAGCCCCGAGGACGACGTGGTCGTCTACTGCCGCATCGGGGAGCGCTCGTCGCACACGTGGTTCGTGCTGACGCACCTGCTGGGCTACGACCGCGTGCGCAACTACGACGGCTCGTGGACCGAGTGGGGCAACAGCGTCCGCGTCCCCATCGAGACCGGCTCCGGGCAGTGAGCGCGCTGCCCGCGCCGCTCGAGGAGGTCGTCGAGGACTTCGCGGCGGTCGCGCCGCGCGACCGGCTCCAGCTGCTGCTCGAGATGGGCCAGGAGCTGCCGGCGCTGCCCGAGCGCTTCGCCTCGCGGGCCGGCATGGAGCAGGTCCAGGAGTGCCAGTCGCCGCTGTTCCTCGCGGTCGAGGTCGAGCAGGCGGGGCCGGTGCACCTGTGGTTCGACGCTCCCGCCGAGGCACCGACGACCCGCGGCTTCGCCGGCATCCTGCGCACCGGGCTCGAGGGCGCGAGCGCGGAGCAGGTGCTCGCCGTGCCCGACGACTTCTACGTGCGGCTGGGCCTCGCCGAGCTCGTCAGCCCGCTGCGGCTGCGCGGGATGGCCGCGATGCTCGCCCGGGTGAAGGGCCAGGTGCGCGCGGCCAGCTGAGCGGGCTCAGGCCCGCTCGTGCCGGCCGTGGCTGCGGGACCTGCCACCGCGCAGGTCCAGGAGCCCCAGCAGCAGCGAGAGCACGACGAACGCCGTGGCCACGAGCAGGCCCCGCTCCAGCGCTCCGGACCAGTCCTTGCCCTTCGACGAGGCCAGCGCGCTGAAGAAGACCGACCCCACGGCCGCGATGCCGAGCGCGGTGCCGACCCGCTGCCCGGTCTGCAGCACCCCGGACGCGCTGCCGCTGCCCTCGGGCGGCACCTCGGACAGGCTGATCGAGGTGTTCGGCGCGATGACCAGGCCGCTGCCCACACCGGCGACGAGCAGCGGGACCGCGAGGACCCAGCCGACCTCCTTGCCGCTCGCCGAGCCCAGCAGGAGGTCGGTGGCGACGAGGCCGACGACGACGAGGGCGAGCCCGGCGACCACCAGCGGACGGCCGGCCCGGTGCACGAGCTTGCCGCCCACGGCGCTCGCCACGCCCGAGCCGACCGCGAACGGCACCTGCGCGAGACCCGCCTCGAGCGCGCTGTAGCCGCGGCCCTGCTGCAGGAACAGCGTGTAGACGAAGAAGATCCCGGTGAAGCCCGCGAAGTAGACCGAGCCGATCGCGTTGCCCAGCGCGTACGACTTCAGCCGGAAGAGCCCGAGGTCGACCACGGGAGCGCCGCCGCGCCGCGCGTACCTGCGCTCCCAGAGCAGGAACAGCCCGGCGACCAGCAGCCCGGCCGGCACGAGCAGCCACTTCGCGGCGCCCTTCCACTCGCTCTCCTCGACGAGCGGCAGGAGGACGAGGACCACGGAGACGCCGAGCAGGACGACGCCGACGGGGTCGAGCGAGCGGCTCCCCCGCTCCTCCGGGCGACCGGGCAGCAGGCGCCAGGCGAACGGCAGGACGACCAGGCCGATGGGCAGGTTGACGAAGAAGATCCAGCGCCAGCCCTCCGTCGTGCCGAAGGCGCTGATGAGCAGCCCGCCCGCGAGCGGCCCGACCGCGGTGGACAGGCCGATGACCGCGCCGAGCATGCCGAACGCCTGGCCGCGCTCCTTCCCGCGGAACAGCTGCTGGATGACGCCGGCGTTCTGCGGGATCACGAGGCCGGCTGCGGCGCCCTGCAGCAGCCGCGCGCCCGCGAGGGTGCTCGAGGACGGGGCGAGCCCGCAGAGCACCGACGCGAGCGTGAACCCCGCGACGCCGATGATGAAGACCAGCCGACGGCCGTACGAGTCGCCCAGCCGTCCGGCCGGGACCAGCAGCAGGCCGAACGCCACCGCGTAGCCCGAGAGCACCCACTGCAGGTCGCTCGCGCTGGCCGACAGGCCCTTCTGGATGCTCGGCAGGGCGACGTTGACGATGCTGACGTCGAGCAGCGTCATGAACGCCGCGACGAGGCAGACCGCGAGCGCCCGCCAGCGGCGCGGGTCGCCGGCCTGCTCGCCGCCCCCCTGCTCAGCCGGGCGGGGCTCCTCGGAGCCGGAGCGTGGGGCGGTCTCGGTCGCGGTCACGACGGCAGGTGTGCCCCGCGGAGCCCCGCTTTGCACCAGTCACGGCGCGATCGGGCTCTGTGGCACCCGCCACTCGAGGCGGGCGTCGCGCTGCTCGCGCACCCGGGCGTACGCGGGGGCGCGGAAGCGCGACATCGCGCCGTCGGCCGTCAGGCCGGGAGGCGCGTGCCGAACCGCGTCGTACGCGTCAGCGGGGTCCTCGTCGGCGGCGAGCAGGGCGCCGAGGCGCAGCACGGCGTACGGCTCGAACGGTCCGCGCCCGAGCGCGGCGGCGAGCACGAAGCTCGTGGGTGTCTGGTCCTCGGCCACCGCCGCCAGCGTCACCCGGCCCTGCGGGCTGCCGTAGCTCGCCAGCGAGGAGTACGCGCCGGCGGTGTCGCGGCGCGGGGCCAGCAGGTGCCGGCTGAGCGCACCGAGCCCGGCCGTGGCCAGGAGCAGGTCGACCGGTCCGCCCGCGCCGGGCACGCGGACCGCGAGACCGAGCACGTCGGGCACCGGTCCCGGCAGCCCGACCGAGCGCGAGAGCCGGACCACCGCGGGCGCGCTGCCGGTCGCGTCGAGCCACGCCACGCCCCAGGGCTGCGCGAGCGGCAGCCGGTCGAGGACGGCGACGTACGTGTCCCCGGAGGGGTGCATGGGACGCCCGCCGCGCAGGACGGACACCCTGGCGAGGGCGCTCCCGACGGCGGACCCGAGCTGCGTCAGGGCCATGGCGGGGACCTACCCCGCGACGGCCCCCGCACCCGCGGGCTCGGGGAGGGCCGGCTGCGGGTCGCGCAGCTCGTCGACGCGGACGAGCACGACACCGGCGAGCAGGACGGCGCCGCCGACCAGCTGGACGGGGGCGGGCAGCTGGCCGAGCAGCAGCCAGGCGAAGGCCACGGCGAAGAGCACTTCGCTGAGCCCGATGAAGGACGCGAGGCGCGGGCCGAGCAGCCGCGCCCCGGCGATGCCCGTCGCGTAGGCCAGCGCGGCGGCGACCACGGCCAGCCCGAGCACGGGGACGAGAGGCGGGACCGCGTGCGACAGCAGCTCGACCGAGCGGGTGGACGCGTGCAGCCGGGGGTGCCCGGTCGCCCCCGCCGCCAGCAGGACCAGCGCGCCGACGCCCAGGCCGCCCCACGCGAGGACCACCGGCGGCAGGTCCTCGGGCTGCTCGGCGGAGCGGACGAAGTAGACCGCCAGTCCGACCGCGGCTCCCAGTCCCCACAGGACGCCGACCGGGTCGAGCCGCACTCCCCCGCCGAGGTCGAGCACGAGGGCGAGCCCGACCAGCGCCAGCGCGGCGCCGGCACCGGTGAGCCGCCGCGGGCGCTGCCCGTGGCGCAGCCACATCCAGCCGACGACGAGCAGGATCCCGAGGTACTCGAGGAGCAGCGCCACCCCGACGCCCAGCCGGGGCACGGCGCCGAAGTAGCACAGCTGCGCCGCCGCGACGGCGAGCACGCCGTAGCCGACGACGGCCCCGGCCGAGCGGCGCAGCCCGGCGACGCCGCTGCGCAACTCGCGCAGCGCGAAGGGCGTGAGCACGACGAAGGCGACGAGCAGCCGAGCGCTGACCGCGGCCGCCGGTGTCCAGCCCGCGTCGAGCAGCGAGGTCGCGAAGGAGCCCGAGCTGCCGAAGCTCGCGCCCGAGAGCAGCGCCAGCCACAGGCCGGTGCCACGGGAGCTCGAGCCGGGCATGAGATCCTCCGACGGCGGGGTTGCCGAGAGCGTCACGACCGTGGCGGGCCGACGCCCGTGACGCGCCGCCACCGTAGGTCTGCCGCGAGTAAGGAGTCAAGGTGGTTTTCGCCCATGACACCGAGATGGCGCTGGCCTCGGCGGCGGAGCTCGTCAACACCGCGCACAGCGAGCCCGACGGCCTCGCGGACCTCGCCGACCTGGAGCGCTACGTCACGTCCTGGGGCTTCACCGGCGACCGCACCCACGACGAGGACGAGCTGAGCGCCGTCCGCGAGCTGCGCCCCCGCCTCGAGCGGCTGTGGGACGCCCCCGAGGACGAGGCGGTCGAGCTCGTCAACGCCCTGCTCGCCGAGGCGCGCGCCCTGCCGCAGCTCGTCCGGCACGACGGCTGGGACTACCACCTGCACGCGACCTCGCCGCACGCCCCGCTCGCCGACCGCATGGCCGTCGAGGCCGCGATGGCGTTCGTCGACGTGATCCGCATGGGCGAGATGCCGCGGCTGCGCCGGTGCGCCGCCGCGGACTGCGACGACGTGCTCGTCGACCTGTCGAAGAACCGCTCGCGCCGCTTCTGCGACGTGACGTGCTCGAACCGGACGAACGTGGCGGCCTACCGCGCGAGGCGCGCCGCTCGGTAGGGCGCGAGGCGCGCCGCTCGGCAGGGCGCGAGGGCTAGGCCGGGGCGAGCCAGCGGTAGCCGCGCAGGGCGAGGTCCGGCAGGGAGCCGAGGGGCCACGCGGCGGGCTCCGCGGTGGCGGAGAGCACGAGGAGCGCCGCGGCGACGAGGGCCAGCAGCCCCGTCGCGGCCCGGCTGGCCCTGCTCGGGCCACCGGCGAGCAGCACGCGGGCGGCTCCACGGCGTACGCCGGTGCAGCCCGGTCCCCAGCACAGCAGCGCCGCGCCCACGGCAGCAGCAGCGGCGGCGGCGCCGGCCCGGTGCAGGTCCGCCCCGCCGGGCGGCAGGAGCGCGTGCGCCGCGAGGGCGGTGCCCGCCGCGCCGAGCAGGCCGAGCGGCAGCGTGACCGCGGTGGCGGCCAGCGCGCGCAGCAGGTGCCAGGGCGCGAGGGCGCCCGCCACCCAGGGGTCGGAGCGTCCGGGACCGCGGCGCGCGGCCCGGGACCGGCGCGCTCGCGAGGCGAGGTCGACGGCGCGGGCGCCGGCCGCCCCGGCGACGACGAGGGCGCCGCCCACGACGGGCGCACGGGCGCAGACGGCGGCGAGCACGACGACGAGCGCGGCGAGCAGCACCGGCGCGGAGGGCGGGCGCGGCGGCAGGGGCGGAGGGGCGTACGGCGCGACGGGCTCGCGCGGCACGGTCCCGTGCACCACGACCGGGACTCCCGGCGGCACCACGAGCGCGGGCCGGGGCTCGGGCGCGCGCGGCGCCGCCGGCCGCACGACCGCCAGGGTCGTCGCCGCTCCCCCGCCGAGCGCTGCCACCTCCTGCGCGCTCGGGCGCGCCGCGGGCTCCGGGTCGAGCGCGGCCACGACCAGCGCCAGCAGCTCGTCGGGCACCCCGTCGAGGTCCGGCTCGCCCTCGAGGACGCGCGCCAGGACGACCTCGAAGGCGCCGCTGCCGAACGGCGGCCGACCGGTGGCCGCGAACGCGACGGTGGCGCCCCACCCGTACACGTCGGCGGCGGGGGTGACGCCGGACCCGCGGACGGTCTCGGGCGGCAGGTAGCCCGGCGTCCCGAGGAAGAGGCCGGTCGCGGTCAGCCGGGTGGTGTCGAGCACGTGGGCGAGCCCGAAGTCGACGAGCACCGGCTGGCCCTCGGCGAGCAGCACGTTGCCGGGCTTGACGTCGCGGTGCACCACGCCGGCCGCGTGGAGCGAGACGAGGGCGGCGCCGAGCCCCGCGGCCAGCGCGTGCAGCTCGTCGCCGCGGACGGCGCCGTGCCGCTCCACGCGCTCGGGCAGCGGGCGCCCCTGGACGTAGCGCATGACGACGTACGGCGTGGTGGCCTCGAGGTCGGCGTCGACCACGCTGGCGACGTGCTCGCCCCCGACCCGGCGCAGCGCCGCGACCTCGCGGGCGAGGCGTTCGCGGCCGGAGTCGTCGAGCACGTGGGGGCGCAGGACCTTGACCGCGACGGCGCGGCCCTCGGGGTCGAGCGCGAGGTGGACGACGCCCATGCCGCCCTCGCCGATGCGTGCCAGCAGCTGGTACGGACCCAGCCGGGCGCCCGCGTCGAGCACGTCCACGGGCGCACGCTACCTGTCGGGGGCGGGGATCTCGGGGAGGTCGCACGGCGTGCGGGAGGTCGTCGGTGCGGGGGGTCGACACCGCACGGGCGGGAGAGGCGCGCCTTTGCGCCTGCCCCGGAGAAGATGGAACCCTGGCGCGGCGCCCGGGGGCAAGCGCCGCAGGTCTCGAAGCCGTAACGATCCGGACATCCCGCCGCCGCACGAGCACGACCAGGAGGACCCGTGGGGCGCGAGCCGCGCAGCCGCCGTCGCCCCGCCCCCTCGCGCCGCGGTGCACCCGAGGTCCTGCCCGGGCAGCACGAGGTGACCGGCCAGACCGCGGAGCTCCTGCGCGACCTCGACGTCGACGAGGGGTGGGTGCTGCTGCTCGACGGCGTGCCCTCGTCCTACGTCGACCTCGCCGACCCGACGCACCTCGGCTTCGAGTACATGGCGTGGATCGCGGGAGTCCTGGACTCGCTCGCGCCCGCCGGCGACCCCCTCGACACCGTCCACGTCGGTGGGGGTGCAGGCTCGCTCGCCCGCTACCTCGCGGCCACGCGACCGCGCTCGACGCAGGTCGTGCTCGAGCTCGACCCGCGCATCGTCGAGCTCGCCCGCGACGTCCTCGGGCTGCGCCAGGGCCCGCGGCTGCGGGTGCGCGCACGGGACGGGCGCGCCGGGCTCGCGAAGGAGCCGCCGGGCAGCGCCGACGTCGTCATCCGCGACGCCTTCGACGGCCTCCAGGTGCCGTCCCACCTGCTGACGACGGGGTTCCTCGCCGAGGTGCGGCGGGTGCTGCGCCCGGGCGGGACCTACGTCGCCAACCTCAGCGGCCGGCCCGGCCTCGCGGACGCGCGGCGCGAGGCCGCGACGGCGCTCGCGTCCTTCGCGCACGTCGCCCTGCAGAGCGAGCCGGCGGTCTTCCGGGGCCGGCGCAACGGCAACGTCGTGCTCGTCGCCTCCGACGCACCGCTGCCGGTCGACGCTCTGCTGCGCCGGGCGTCGGGTGGGGCCGCGCCGGCGCGGGTGCTCGTGGAGGAGCGGCTGGCCGAGCTGGTGGGGCGCGCGCTGCCGCTGGAGGACCCGCCGGACGAGTCAGTCCCGCTCGACGACGAGCCCGGGGTGCCGGGGGTCGTCGACCCGGGCGACGAGGTCGGCTGAGCGGGACGGGTCCGTCTCCGCCGCGTACCGCTCGTACGCCGGCAGCACCCACCGCTCGTCCTCCGGGAGGCGGCGGAGCAGCGCCGCGGGCGAGAGGTGCAGGTGCACGGTGAGGTCGAAGGCGAGCCACCGGCCAAGCAGCAGCTCCCCGGCGACGAGCACGACCTGGCCGGGTGCGGCAGCGACGTACGCCGCGCGGGTCGCCCGGTCGCGCACCGGGTCCCAGAGGCTCGGGAGGAACCGGCCCGTACCCCCGGGCTCGAGGGGGTCGAGGACCTCGCGGTCGAGCGCGCGCACGTCGAGCCGGTCCTCGAGGTACGCGTCGGGGTCCGTCCGGCCGTGCTCGAAGCGCAGCGAGGCCGGCCGCAGGAAGCCGGCGGCGTCGAGCGCGGTCGCCGGTCGCCCCTGCGCGACGAGCTCGTCGGCGACCGCGCGGGCCAGGTCCAGCGGCCGGGCCGGGGGCGCCCCGTCGACCGCGACGCGCAGGGGCCGGTCCGCACGCGCCGCGAGGCAGCGCTCCACGACCGCGTCGCGGAGGCCCTCGGGGGTGGCCGGTCGCACGCGCACGACCGGCGAGGCTACGCCAGCGGCTCGGCCCCCCGGCCCGGCTCCCGCGAGCGCGGGGCGGTGGTCGCGTGGTCGCGGCTGTCGGCGCCGAAGCGCGCAGCCAGCACGGCGAGCAGGAGCAGGGCGGCGAGGACGACGAGAGCACCCACGGGAACCTCCAGGACGGGAGCGGACCTCCAGAATGGACGGA
This region includes:
- a CDS encoding MFS transporter is translated as MTATETAPRSGSEEPRPAEQGGGEQAGDPRRWRALAVCLVAAFMTLLDVSIVNVALPSIQKGLSASASDLQWVLSGYAVAFGLLLVPAGRLGDSYGRRLVFIIGVAGFTLASVLCGLAPSSSTLAGARLLQGAAAGLVIPQNAGVIQQLFRGKERGQAFGMLGAVIGLSTAVGPLAGGLLISAFGTTEGWRWIFFVNLPIGLVVLPFAWRLLPGRPEERGSRSLDPVGVVLLGVSVVLVLLPLVEESEWKGAAKWLLVPAGLLVAGLFLLWERRYARRGGAPVVDLGLFRLKSYALGNAIGSVYFAGFTGIFFVYTLFLQQGRGYSALEAGLAQVPFAVGSGVASAVGGKLVHRAGRPLVVAGLALVVVGLVATDLLLGSASGKEVGWVLAVPLLVAGVGSGLVIAPNTSISLSEVPPEGSGSASGVLQTGQRVGTALGIAAVGSVFFSALASSKGKDWSGALERGLLVATAFVVLSLLLGLLDLRGGRSRSHGRHERA
- a CDS encoding serine/threonine-protein kinase; the encoded protein is MDVLDAGARLGPYQLLARIGEGGMGVVHLALDPEGRAVAVKVLRPHVLDDSGRERLAREVAALRRVGGEHVASVVDADLEATTPYVVMRYVQGRPLPERVERHGAVRGDELHALAAGLGAALVSLHAAGVVHRDVKPGNVLLAEGQPVLVDFGLAHVLDTTRLTATGLFLGTPGYLPPETVRGSGVTPAADVYGWGATVAFAATGRPPFGSGAFEVVLARVLEGEPDLDGVPDELLALVVAALDPEPAARPSAQEVAALGGGAATTLAVVRPAAPRAPEPRPALVVPPGVPVVVHGTVPREPVAPYAPPPLPPRPPSAPVLLAALVVVLAAVCARAPVVGGALVVAGAAGARAVDLASRARRSRAARRGPGRSDPWVAGALAPWHLLRALAATAVTLPLGLLGAAGTALAAHALLPPGGADLHRAGAAAAAAAVGAALLCWGPGCTGVRRGAARVLLAGGPSRASRAATGLLALVAAALLVLSATAEPAAWPLGSLPDLALRGYRWLAPA
- a CDS encoding sigma-70 family RNA polymerase sigma factor, translating into MTQAPVTPAPVTPTSPTASSEDWERIVREQQQRVYRLSYRLTGNAADAEDLTHDVFVRIFRSLDSYTEGNFDGWVTRITMNLFRDRWRRRKRILIEAVADDDLVALGTASPSSEDAWTDSTLDVDVRAALAALPPAYRDAVVLCDVDGMGYEQAAEVLGVKLGTVRSRLHRGRALLRESLAHRQPVRPRQRTLPSLRPGALGAA
- a CDS encoding SufE family protein encodes the protein MSALPAPLEEVVEDFAAVAPRDRLQLLLEMGQELPALPERFASRAGMEQVQECQSPLFLAVEVEQAGPVHLWFDAPAEAPTTRGFAGILRTGLEGASAEQVLAVPDDFYVRLGLAELVSPLRLRGMAAMLARVKGQVRAAS
- a CDS encoding sulfurtransferase; translated protein: MALPVDAQAESAGYAHPERLVSTAWLAEHLGQPGLVVVESDEDVLLYDTGHVPGSVKVDWHTELNDPVTRDYVDGERFAALMRAKGISRDSTVVIYGDRNNWWAAYALWVFTLFGHPDVRLLDGGRAKWAAEGRELTTAVPEPVAADYPVVERDDSRVRAFKDDVLAHLGSPLIDVRSPGEYTGELLHMPDYPQEGAVRGGHVPGARNVPWATAAAEDATFRPLEELRALYEGGAGLSPEDDVVVYCRIGERSSHTWFVLTHLLGYDRVRNYDGSWTEWGNSVRVPIETGSGQ
- a CDS encoding DMT family transporter, which gives rise to MPGSSSRGTGLWLALLSGASFGSSGSFATSLLDAGWTPAAAVSARLLVAFVVLTPFALRELRSGVAGLRRSAGAVVGYGVLAVAAAQLCYFGAVPRLGVGVALLLEYLGILLVVGWMWLRHGQRPRRLTGAGAALALVGLALVLDLGGGVRLDPVGVLWGLGAAVGLAVYFVRSAEQPEDLPPVVLAWGGLGVGALVLLAAGATGHPRLHASTRSVELLSHAVPPLVPVLGLAVVAAALAYATGIAGARLLGPRLASFIGLSEVLFAVAFAWLLLGQLPAPVQLVGGAVLLAGVVLVRVDELRDPQPALPEPAGAGAVAG
- a CDS encoding ATP-dependent DNA ligase; the protein is MTTLAALVAASSAVAATRSRREKGRVLEALLREVLAGGSPEDAAVVTAYLAGDVRQRATGVGWSSLRALPAPAERSSLDVLDVDAAVEALSTERGPGSAGRRADRLGSLLSAATAEEQDLLRRLLLGELRQGALEAQVLEAWAAAADAPLEEVRRAAMLSGSLPAVAALLVARGPGALAEVGLVPGRGVHPMLAASSPSVGEALAGMEHGASVEEKIDGIRVQVHRDGDEVVVLSRTLDDLTGRLPEVVALARALPVERVVLDGEAVALRDDGRPHAFQDTASRTGTRTPGGGDRALTPVFFDLLHLDGRDLLGVPLEERRAELERVVPEEHRVRALRWLPGQPVDAAEGFLAATLARGHEGVVVKDLASAYSAGRRGSAWVKVKPVHTLDLLVLGAEWGSGRRRGWLSNLHLGARDPDGGAPVMLGKTFKGLTDALLEWQTAALQERAVERPGWGVVVRPDLVVEIAFDGVQRSPRYPGGVALRFARVVRYREDKQAAEADDLAAVRAHLPG
- a CDS encoding serine hydrolase domain-containing protein is translated as MPALPDVLAQVRDWPVPHVAVAVVGPDGILAAEGDLERAYALASVTKPLTAYATLLAVEEGALALDDPAGPAGSTVRHLLAHASGLPLEGPAPMAAPGVRRIYSNTGFEVLAAAVERAVEMPFADYLAEGVLRPLAMRASSLPGSAARAGVSTVRDLTAFAAELLRPALLHPTTAAELAAVQFPGLRGLVPGFGKQEPNDWGLGVEVRGTKAPHWTGPTQSPATFGHFGQSGTYVWVDRAAGVACVCLTDRTFEAWAAELWPGFNDAVLRAATGG
- a CDS encoding CGNR zinc finger domain-containing protein, whose protein sequence is MVFAHDTEMALASAAELVNTAHSEPDGLADLADLERYVTSWGFTGDRTHDEDELSAVRELRPRLERLWDAPEDEAVELVNALLAEARALPQLVRHDGWDYHLHATSPHAPLADRMAVEAAMAFVDVIRMGEMPRLRRCAAADCDDVLVDLSKNRSRRFCDVTCSNRTNVAAYRARRAAR
- a CDS encoding phosphodiesterase, which translates into the protein MALTQLGSAVGSALARVSVLRGGRPMHPSGDTYVAVLDRLPLAQPWGVAWLDATGSAPAVVRLSRSVGLPGPVPDVLGLAVRVPGAGGPVDLLLATAGLGALSRHLLAPRRDTAGAYSSLASYGSPQGRVTLAAVAEDQTPTSFVLAAALGRGPFEPYAVLRLGALLAADEDPADAYDAVRHAPPGLTADGAMSRFRAPAYARVREQRDARLEWRVPQSPIAP
- a CDS encoding spermidine synthase → MGREPRSRRRPAPSRRGAPEVLPGQHEVTGQTAELLRDLDVDEGWVLLLDGVPSSYVDLADPTHLGFEYMAWIAGVLDSLAPAGDPLDTVHVGGGAGSLARYLAATRPRSTQVVLELDPRIVELARDVLGLRQGPRLRVRARDGRAGLAKEPPGSADVVIRDAFDGLQVPSHLLTTGFLAEVRRVLRPGGTYVANLSGRPGLADARREAATALASFAHVALQSEPAVFRGRRNGNVVLVASDAPLPVDALLRRASGGAAPARVLVEERLAELVGRALPLEDPPDESVPLDDEPGVPGVVDPGDEVG
- a CDS encoding nucleoside/nucleotide kinase family protein, coding for MRVRPATPEGLRDAVVERCLAARADRPLRVAVDGAPPARPLDLARAVADELVAQGRPATALDAAGFLRPASLRFEHGRTDPDAYLEDRLDVRALDREVLDPLEPGGTGRFLPSLWDPVRDRATRAAYVAAAPGQVVLVAGELLLGRWLAFDLTVHLHLSPAALLRRLPEDERWVLPAYERYAAETDPSRSADLVARVDDPRHPGLVVERD